The following coding sequences lie in one Spirosoma sp. KUDC1026 genomic window:
- a CDS encoding cyclic nucleotide-binding domain-containing protein — translation MYAGTDQSYDTSAPPRWQRLFGIRPGEARTVGLFFAHNFLLGIGTILIYVSANAILLENHPESSLPIAYIASALAMIGVGQLYAYFEHHLPLNNLAIRVLLAVTVMTAIVAVLVVVGHSVAAAISIMVGYRLIYLLSNLEFWGVSAVVFDTRQSKRLFSVISSGDMPAKALGAVLAALVHAHADILRLLLLAFATFLGALYTLRLTIQSHEVHAPHSSARPVRPPSRLLGQAFGGSKLVFFMCLSMAALAAVATEIEYNFFVNVKHRFHDQAEVIYYVSLVLTLTYGVAMVVKLLLSRQALDRFGVRRSLLLLPSIGLAGIVGLALLNQFTTDETTLVVYFCGLYLFFEVIRRALFDPVFLVLFQPLAPAQRLTGHTLAKGLYEPVGLGLAGFFLYLLHSAPSLSKLMPFIWIILLATALWLLLYTYRYYLIELNDAIGRRFLERDQLAMPKAAQAGLVNQLSSANPEEVLTALNWLAINKPDELTDHLPVLLGHSDASVRRRALVSLATLNQKLPVQAVSYIALTDAESDLRQQASYLLGRRINAGAGELGTLLHHTDLAIRQGGIRGALEANRQNSVARQSLLDLVNSSGIEEQQAGLKLIATLHLTDLSALVKQRLTRPEPALVHQAMLTASQLATPELTSYLVDQLTNESLGRPALTALKSGQPGTISVLKQALRTTPSRLLVERVATICGTIRTPESRQILNSLVQQPDLGVRGAALRALRRFSNEPDDDAIFRALLTDELLLAQRLLHGSLDAPELARTLDYELGVLTQRLFDILAQLYDTDTINGARLGVGHPARERRANALEILDNLIPRRVYQTMQVLIDELPRAERVRTLDAELGAYNAQESIQAYVAQAGETVFSSWTVHAVYRLSPNQETTSSSQALLSTSPSSMSHSVHQVSSIPEYDRVLLLAKTSLFAQTPENVLASITPIMKEEQHRAGEVIFRKGDLGTGMYVIYSGEVSILDGETELARFGRGDFFGELALLDTEARSATAQTVLDVKLLRLDQDDFFDLMEERSEVLRSIVRSLSGRIRRQNDLLAGRSAAGVH, via the coding sequence ATGTACGCTGGTACAGACCAATCTTACGATACTTCTGCCCCGCCACGCTGGCAGCGTCTCTTCGGAATACGGCCGGGTGAAGCGCGAACGGTGGGGTTATTTTTTGCGCACAACTTTCTCCTGGGTATCGGTACGATTCTGATCTACGTATCGGCCAATGCTATCCTGCTCGAAAACCATCCGGAATCCAGTCTCCCCATTGCCTATATCGCATCGGCGCTGGCAATGATTGGCGTAGGCCAGTTGTATGCCTACTTCGAGCACCATCTTCCGCTCAATAACCTGGCCATTCGGGTGCTGCTGGCCGTTACCGTCATGACAGCTATTGTGGCGGTTCTGGTCGTCGTTGGCCATTCGGTAGCAGCCGCCATTTCTATTATGGTGGGGTATCGACTCATCTATTTGCTGAGCAATCTGGAGTTCTGGGGGGTGTCGGCAGTGGTATTTGACACGCGTCAGAGCAAGCGCCTATTCAGTGTAATTAGCTCCGGCGATATGCCCGCGAAAGCCCTGGGGGCCGTGCTGGCTGCGTTAGTGCACGCTCATGCTGATATTCTACGCCTGCTGCTGCTGGCTTTTGCTACGTTCCTGGGTGCCCTCTATACGTTACGACTAACCATTCAGTCGCACGAGGTACATGCGCCCCACAGTTCGGCCCGGCCGGTTCGCCCACCATCCCGCTTATTGGGGCAGGCTTTTGGCGGCAGTAAGCTGGTTTTTTTCATGTGCCTGAGCATGGCTGCTCTGGCCGCCGTTGCGACCGAGATCGAGTACAATTTTTTCGTCAACGTCAAACACCGCTTCCACGACCAGGCCGAGGTGATTTACTACGTCAGTCTGGTGCTGACACTGACCTATGGCGTAGCGATGGTAGTCAAGCTGCTGCTGTCGCGGCAGGCGCTCGACCGGTTTGGCGTTCGGCGATCGTTGTTGCTGCTCCCTTCGATAGGCCTGGCGGGTATTGTAGGACTGGCGCTGCTGAATCAGTTTACGACGGATGAAACGACGCTGGTCGTCTATTTCTGCGGGTTGTATCTTTTCTTCGAGGTCATTCGCCGTGCCTTGTTCGACCCGGTCTTTCTCGTCCTGTTTCAGCCGCTGGCTCCGGCCCAGCGTCTGACTGGCCATACACTCGCTAAAGGCCTTTACGAACCCGTTGGCCTGGGGCTGGCAGGTTTTTTTCTGTATCTGCTTCATTCGGCTCCATCGCTGTCGAAGCTGATGCCCTTTATCTGGATTATCCTGCTGGCCACGGCGCTCTGGCTATTGCTCTACACGTATCGTTACTATTTGATCGAATTAAACGATGCCATCGGGCGCCGGTTTCTGGAACGCGATCAGCTGGCTATGCCCAAGGCTGCCCAGGCGGGACTGGTGAACCAATTGAGTAGTGCTAATCCGGAAGAAGTTCTGACGGCATTAAACTGGCTGGCCATCAACAAACCCGACGAACTAACGGATCATCTGCCCGTTTTACTGGGTCATTCGGACGCTTCCGTTCGGCGCCGGGCGCTGGTCAGCTTGGCTACGTTGAACCAGAAATTACCAGTACAGGCGGTATCGTACATTGCCCTGACTGATGCCGAGTCTGATCTTCGTCAGCAGGCGTCTTATTTACTGGGTCGTCGGATCAACGCCGGGGCGGGAGAACTCGGTACGTTACTGCACCACACCGATCTGGCCATTCGACAGGGTGGTATTCGGGGGGCACTGGAAGCGAACCGACAGAATAGTGTTGCCCGGCAGAGTTTGCTGGACCTGGTCAACAGTTCAGGCATAGAAGAACAACAGGCTGGCCTGAAGTTGATTGCTACGTTGCACTTAACGGATCTGTCGGCGCTGGTGAAACAGCGGCTAACCCGACCAGAACCGGCGCTCGTTCACCAGGCCATGCTAACGGCCAGCCAGCTTGCCACGCCGGAGCTTACCAGCTACCTGGTCGATCAGCTGACGAATGAATCCCTGGGGCGTCCTGCGCTGACGGCACTGAAATCAGGACAACCAGGTACGATTTCTGTCCTCAAACAAGCGCTTCGTACTACGCCCAGCCGTCTGCTGGTCGAACGGGTGGCTACGATCTGCGGTACCATCCGCACGCCCGAAAGTCGCCAGATTCTAAACAGCTTAGTTCAGCAACCCGATCTTGGTGTGCGGGGCGCTGCGTTACGTGCCTTACGCCGATTCTCGAATGAACCGGACGACGACGCTATTTTCCGGGCACTGCTGACCGACGAACTCCTGCTGGCCCAACGACTGCTGCATGGTAGCCTGGACGCGCCAGAACTAGCCCGAACGCTGGATTATGAACTAGGCGTACTGACCCAGCGGCTGTTCGACATTCTGGCTCAGTTGTATGATACGGACACTATTAACGGGGCACGACTGGGCGTTGGCCACCCCGCTCGCGAACGCCGGGCTAATGCGCTCGAAATACTCGACAACCTGATCCCACGCCGGGTGTACCAGACCATGCAGGTCTTGATCGACGAACTGCCCCGCGCCGAACGGGTCCGGACGCTCGATGCCGAACTAGGCGCGTATAATGCCCAGGAGTCTATTCAGGCCTATGTAGCGCAGGCGGGCGAAACCGTTTTTTCCAGCTGGACCGTTCATGCGGTGTATCGTCTTTCCCCGAACCAGGAAACGACCAGTTCATCACAAGCGCTGCTTTCTACTTCCCCGTCGTCTATGAGTCACTCCGTGCACCAAGTTTCTTCTATTCCCGAGTATGATCGGGTACTGCTGCTGGCTAAAACCAGTCTATTCGCCCAAACTCCCGAAAACGTTCTGGCCAGTATTACGCCCATTATGAAAGAGGAGCAGCACCGGGCAGGGGAAGTTATTTTCCGCAAAGGTGATCTGGGAACGGGCATGTACGTTATCTATTCGGGAGAGGTCAGCATTCTGGATGGCGAGACCGAGCTGGCTCGTTTTGGCCGGGGTGACTTCTTCGGCGAGCTGGCTCTGCTCGACACCGAAGCGCGGTCGGCGACGGCGCAGACCGTGCTCGACGTCAAACTGCTTCGGCTGGACCAAGACGATTTTTTCGATCTGATGGAAGAGCGGAGCGAAGTGCTCCGAAGCATCGTTCGCAGCCTGTCGGGACGCATCCGGCGGCAGAATGATTTGCTGGCGGGTCGATCGGCGGCCGGAGTCCACTAA
- a CDS encoding ATP-binding protein, with product MSTPEGIGSLVIVGFLIQYLRKFLDTKNRVPQWDKLLGLFWPFVGILYGIGALLHIRDITAWWFWGGAGAFLCYVVWQMRDFRPARPVLTALAPFFGILFLNSLIAAIAPKFHKVNNDYFESAITFTYLWLFAFIYVANRQKKAEEQLQLERQQEAEARQVIEARRSELEVLVAERTAEITRQKEDLEKALADLKATQTQLIQSEKMASLGELTAGIAHEIQNPLNFVNNFSEVSAELIDELEEERKQSNRDPDLEAEILADLKQNLEKITHHGGRAASIVRGMLQHSRTSSGQREPTDLNGLTDEYLRLAYHGLRAKDKSFNATLVSELDPSLKPIPLLAQDMGRVLLNLFTNAFYAVHQRQKQNPSADFKPTVTVRTQSIGNQVQITVSDNGTGIPEDVKAKIFQPFFTTKPTGEGTGLGLSLAYDIVTKGHNGTLTVDSQEGQGTTFFITLPLY from the coding sequence ATGTCTACTCCAGAAGGTATCGGTTCGCTTGTTATCGTCGGCTTTCTTATCCAGTACCTGCGGAAGTTTCTGGACACGAAAAATCGTGTTCCCCAATGGGATAAACTACTGGGGCTGTTCTGGCCATTCGTCGGTATTTTGTACGGTATCGGCGCGCTTCTGCACATCAGGGATATAACGGCCTGGTGGTTCTGGGGCGGGGCGGGTGCGTTTCTCTGCTACGTGGTCTGGCAGATGCGTGATTTTCGCCCGGCCCGGCCGGTGTTAACAGCACTGGCTCCCTTCTTCGGGATTCTGTTTCTGAATAGTCTGATCGCAGCTATCGCACCCAAATTTCACAAAGTCAACAACGATTACTTCGAGTCGGCCATTACGTTTACTTACCTGTGGTTATTTGCTTTTATCTACGTCGCCAACCGGCAGAAAAAAGCTGAGGAGCAGCTCCAGCTCGAACGGCAGCAGGAAGCGGAAGCCCGGCAGGTTATCGAAGCCCGCCGGTCGGAACTGGAAGTACTCGTAGCCGAACGTACTGCCGAGATTACCCGCCAGAAAGAAGACCTCGAAAAAGCGCTGGCCGACTTAAAAGCCACGCAGACGCAACTGATCCAGAGTGAGAAAATGGCATCGCTCGGTGAATTGACGGCCGGGATCGCCCACGAAATTCAGAATCCGCTCAATTTCGTCAATAACTTTTCTGAGGTCAGTGCGGAGTTGATCGATGAACTGGAAGAAGAACGAAAACAATCCAACCGCGACCCGGACCTGGAAGCCGAAATACTGGCCGACCTGAAGCAAAACCTCGAAAAGATTACCCACCACGGCGGGCGGGCCGCCAGCATTGTCCGGGGGATGCTGCAGCACTCCCGCACCAGTTCCGGTCAGCGCGAACCAACCGACCTGAATGGCCTAACCGATGAATACCTCCGCCTGGCATATCATGGCCTGCGAGCGAAAGATAAATCCTTTAACGCTACGCTGGTCTCCGAACTGGACCCCTCCTTGAAACCGATTCCGTTGTTGGCGCAGGATATGGGCCGAGTGTTGCTTAATCTGTTCACCAACGCCTTTTACGCCGTTCACCAGCGGCAGAAACAAAATCCATCAGCGGATTTCAAACCCACCGTTACCGTCCGGACACAGAGCATCGGCAATCAGGTTCAGATTACAGTCAGCGATAACGGTACGGGTATTCCCGAAGACGTGAAAGCCAAAATCTTTCAGCCCTTTTTCACGACGAAACCCACCGGAGAAGGTACGGGCTTGGGGCTCTCACTCGCCTACGACATTGTAACCAAGGGGCATAACGGCACCCTCACTGTCGACAGTCAGGAAGGCCAGGGAACGACCTTTTTCATTACGTTACCGCTCTACTAG